The proteins below come from a single Xenopus tropicalis strain Nigerian chromosome 9, UCB_Xtro_10.0, whole genome shotgun sequence genomic window:
- the slx1a gene encoding structure-specific endonuclease subunit SLX1: MVVEVEGFYGVYLLFCTNPKYKGRIYIGFTVNPERRIQQHNGGKHKGGAWKTSGRGPWDMVLIVHGFPNDIAALRFEWAWQHPHVSRRLTHVPRKPKKQSSFDFHLLVLSHMLRVAPWNRLPLTLRWLRQEYRRELPLLLQPPLHMPLAFGQVRARPISKGQKGRLGETGEGESARGVMPPAPQRCRVCYEWVQDKDDALCCFQPGCTLTAHILCLAKLFLLKEPQSLIPVEGLCPSCGHSVLWGDLIRYRNGCYGDLEEIPSSQAHWVDELHRSSD, translated from the exons ATGGTGGTGGAAGTGGAGGGGTTCTACGGCGTGTACCTGCTGTTCTGCACAAACCCCAAGTACAAGGGTCGGATCTACATCGGCTTCACGGTGAACCCCGAAAGGCGAATCCAGCAGCACAATGGCGGCAAACACAAGGGGGGGGCCTGGAAAACAAGTGGCAGAGGCCCCTG GGACATGGTTCTGATAGTCCATGGATTTCCCAATGACATCGCAGCCCTACGG TTTGAGTGGGCATGGCAGCACCCCCACGTGTCCCGCCGCCTCACCCACGTGCCGCGCAAGCCCAAGAAACAGTCCAGTTTTGACTTCCACCTGCTGGTGCTGAGCCACATGCTGCGCGTGGCCCCCTGGAACCGGCTGCCCTTAACCCTACGCTGGCTGCGCCAGGAGTATCGCAGGGAGCTGCCCCTTCTGCTCCAGCCCCCTCTGCATATGCCCCTGGCATTCGGGCAGGTACGGGCAAGGCCCATCTCTAAGGGGCAGAAGGGCAGATTGGGGGAGACCGGGGAAGGAGAGAGTGCCCGGGGGGTGATGCCGCCGGCCCCCCAGCGCTGCAGGGTCTGTTACGAGTGGGTACAG gatAAGGACGACGCTCTGTGCTGCTTCCAACCCGGCTGCACCCTCACCGCTCACATCCTGTGTCTGGCGAAGCTCTTCCTACTCAAGGAACCCCAAAGCCTCATTCCTGTGGAGGGCCTGTGCCCCAG CTGCGGGCACTCGGTTCTGTGGGGAGACCTGATCCGGTACCGGAACGGCTGTTACGGAGACCTAGAGGAAATCCCAAGCTCTCAG GCTCACTGGGTGGACGAGCTGCACAGATCCTCAGACTGA
- the bola2 gene encoding bolA family member 2 translates to MAEGAALSAESLREKLTRELQAEHVEVQDTSPNHCSTSFKVLVVSPLFEGKALLQRHRLVNGCLAEELRAIHAFEQKTLTPAQWAQEKQK, encoded by the exons ATGGCGGAGGGCGCAGCGCTGAGCGCCGAGAGTTTGCGGGAGAAACTGACGCGGGAGCTGCAGGCCGAGCATGTG GAAGTGCAGGACACGTCGCCCAATCACTGCTCTACAAGTTTCAAGGTGCTGGTGGTGTCGCCGCTGTTTGAGGGGAAGGCGCTGCTGCAGAGACACAG GCTGGTGAATGGCTGCCTGGCAGAGGAGCTAAGGGCAATTCACGCCTTTGAACAGAAGACCCTGACGCCGGCACAGTGGGCACAAGAGAAACAGAAATGA